Genomic window (Besnoitia besnoiti strain Bb-Ger1 chromosome Unknown contig00049, whole genome shotgun sequence):
tggtaacttctttgtaccaatatatattggtggttcggaagtcgttttcccaagaactaacgcgatctcctatttctagtaccattagtgaactcttttggtctgatcctaagtacgcatgagctaactagatacaaggaacttgacaagcattaatagatttatataaacgacaaggacatgagtctactggattttataatacagggttgaactgtcattgtgttatggttctatcacaaaccattgagattacgaagttatggttttgggctcgtgagtgtctctcaataactagctgagtgcttgtacgataattatatcaatgcagtaccaattaaggcgtgtagcatctcctatgctccttaacatcacagctatgtcgaattatcgcacccagataactccataccagtgaaccggtttgtaactccgcttcatatcgtacctgaatggtactttttagcatattatgcggtgttaaaagtaatccatccaaaaccggtggtttgttagtatttatgtcctctctcattaacttagcttttatctgaaattcgagctttgaatactcgaatgttgatacgacaacattttatgactcgaaatgtagtcagtggatgggtaattatttgggtatacagtatgatcttcttgattattattggtagtgctattccacaagcgacttatatcttatatggtagattagctactatcgtatatcttactaccggattggttctatgcttatactaaatcaatagttataatgactacagcttccaagcaaacatgattaccgtgatattgaaatccaacacttttagctgtcttaagcagtccagtggggtggtgtactgcaatcataaagaacttggttgtctgtatctcataacggagtcatcttcagtattctaggaactataatgtctttgtttattcgatttgagtgaacacataagatcatcgaatttaacggtatgctcctgaaagtaacggtacaagctgtaaacaaaggactccttaacttaaactgagagtcaagtaggtacaaaccgtacaaggattaattatgtccatctgtgcatctaagttgagactatcggttatatattttagacgctaacttcccggctaaacatccttttctttgaaacacacttcccttctcgccgttagcatgatctcaaagtaccagaagccatgtgatctatatagtataacgggacattagaccgaacctgcgatagataaatatatcttggattGATTGTATAATTAGcgctaaatgtcaatcaaacatgcgaattttaggttttccatgaaatctatttggaagaagaggcttgatagtactaccgtaagtacataatatacagtccagcagtagcggttaaactatagaagagtcgagtattatccatgcataccaggcgtaaaaagcgttcatccagttactaaacaggtgccaggccaacaagaatccgatccgtgtattccgtacagaactaacattaagaaggcgactaccaagtgaatgtcatgatattcgtacagcttgtatacaaatgttggtttttcaaatatacgctggataccactatacttaatgcagagcatagttaagatgataactattgtggatatagaaccaattgaacaccatgtattaatataacaaagataatcagggtaatctggtatccttcttggcataacgttgtgtagttatatgaagcgtacattccttaatatctggaacaatagattatggttaggtagtggaacaaggagagcgtctgttgtacatcaacactagatactgctaataccactgtagaggtatagtatataatccctgcccggtgcagtaaaatgtaaacggcggctgtattatgacggtccaaaggtaggtaaatccttgtcgggtaattatcgtcgtgcgtgaaagttggtccgactcttcacatgtcgtttatctaaaactttcttaaatagaattatctttgaatatgaggatccagatggcccgacggttagaccctgagcacctttacatcccttaaatcatatacaggatcaaaatcttccttgagcgactcgacaggcactagagatagcgtgaaagctcttttgatttccatgaacggagttacatattagattctcttcgctcccatggtatttagtaagttaacattgaaacgtatccagtgtaaagtttgaacgtaatccagctttaccttctatgttgttatgttaaccaaataagtttcatcgttgttgatatttcattgacatgttgataacataaatactaacaaaccaccggttttggatgggattacttttaacaccgcataatatgctaaaaagtaccattcaggtacgatatgaagcggagttacaaaccggttcactggtatggagttatctgggtgcgataattcaatcaaaccaaaagccgtttgtaagaaaattaaacaattagataatatggtagatagggaacaaaactgtctccagacgttcttaacccagctcacgtattacatctgacggtgaactagcgttcctaactgaatcttgttcaataacaagggagtaatgagccgacatggaggtgctgatacaatccgaggattagaactcccaatattatctgacctgttatccccggcgtaccttacgaccgttatatgatttagagatagaatgtaatgtggattaatatccacatggtttctacaaagtgtagatataaaatagtgaatggttctgtaaagatcttgcataacatcacctttagatttgcttagcattatagagcttgtaggcatgtaagtaactaaagaactatagatactttgagtgaagaatacaaggatagctccaacaataacatggctaaaatgtataccagttaagatgaaaagtccattaccaaatgcattatcattaatataaagagatagtcctaagtattccgtacagactaacattaagaaggcgactaccaaagtgaatgtcatgatattcgtacagcttgtatacaaatgttggttttcaaatatacgctggataccactatacttaatgcacttaacatgatggtcatgaaaagcacaagagaacttggatccggtaaacaaagaccttcaagatctaaaccagtagtccaactcgtagtatatactccccagaaaaaggtagtttatatcaacctaggaatcccattttagtaagtgtaacatggagtctagcttcagttgttatctgattggtattgcatgccctgagtacgtaaggaaaaggaaaggttaaccgctatttaaaacacaacagttaccgtagctgtagatgaatgctaaatctagagtatctctcctaagacactgcataacatatgaatgctccttccgccattcgttgactgtgtttaccacggggaattagaacagaataccaagttctttgcctggaggtttgttacgttccgtacagttgtaggtaaaaggtatgttagaggacttagactagcgttggagcacattgtttcattcgatagtcacgctcaatcttaccatacatagtacttttatgatcccaggctggtttaataagtcaaagtttagccgggaagttagcgtctaaaatatataaccgatagtctcaacttagatgcacagatggacataattaatccttgtacggtttgtacctacttgactcctcagtttaagttaaggagtcctttgtttacagcttgtaccgttactttcaggagcataccgttaaattcgatgatcttatgtgttcactcaaatcgaataaacaaagacattatagttcctagaatactgaagatgactccggttatgagatacagacaaccaagttctttatgattgcagtacaccaccacccactggactgcttaagacagctaaaagtgttggatttcaatatcacggtaatcatgtttgcttggaagctgtagtcattataactattgatttagtataagcatagaaccaatccggtagtaagatatacgatagtagctaatctaccatataagatataagtcgcttgtggaatagcactaccaataataatcaagaagatcatactgtataccaAATAATTaccatccactgactacatttcgagtcataaaatgttgtcgtatcaacattcgagtattcaaagctcgaatttcagataaaagagctaagttaatgagagaggacataaatactaacaaaccaccggttttggatgggattacttttaacaccgcataatatgctaaaaagtaccattcaggtacgatatgaacggagttacaaaccggttcactggtatggagttatctgggtgcgataattcaatcaaaccaaaagccgtttgtaagaaaattaaaccaattagataatatggtagatagggaacaaactgtctccagacgttcttaacccagctcacgtattacatctgacggtgaactagcgttcctaactgaatcttgttcaataacaagggagtaatgagccgacatggaggtgctgatacaatccgaggattagaactcccaatattatctgacctgttatccccggcgtaccttacgaccgttatatgatttagagatagaatgtaatgtggattaatatccacatggtttctacaaagtgtagatataaaatag
Coding sequences:
- a CDS encoding putative apocytochrome b (encoded by transcript BESB_058270); the encoded protein is MLSALSIVVSSVYLKTNICIQAFCSLSTILSNCLIFLQTAFGLIELSHPDNSIPVNRFVTPLHIVPEWYFLAYYAVLKVIPSKTGGLLVFMLSTCQ